A window of Chromohalobacter canadensis genomic DNA:
ACTTCGGTGGTGGCGACAGGCAGGAACTGTTGGCACTGGCCGATCATATTCGCGATACAGTCCATCAGGCATTCGAGGTCATGCTGGAGCGAGAGCCGCGTCTGATGGGGTAGCTGCGTCCGCCAAGTGCCTACTCTTGCCAGCTTGTCTGATCAAGCCTTGCGACAATGCGTCATTGAGCATCAAGGTGAGCCGGCCATAAAAAAACGCCTGAAGGAGTGATCCTTCAGGCGTTTTTGTGTCTGGCAGGCGGCCGAGTCGGCCGCCTTGGGGCTTAGGCGTTGTCGTCGCCGCGGAAGAGGTTTTCCTGGAGACGATGACGCTGTTCGCGTGGGTCGTTGTGGGCACGACGACGCTGACGCGGCGTGGCCGATTCCTGGGGCGCTTGCGACGCTACCGTGGTAGTGGCTGCCGGAGCGGATGCCTCCTCGGCGCGAGGTGTGGCTGTTGGTGCCGGAGCCTCGGCTGGGGTCGCGGACGCTTCCTCGGTACTGGCCGGAGCATCGGTCGAGGCCGGTGTTTCGACCTCGGGCGCCGGTTTGGGCGTCGGGGTCGAAGCCGAGCCGGCCTGTGCTTCGGCGTTGTCCGCAGACGTTGTCGCAGCGGGCTTATCGGTGGCCGCGACGTTATCGTCCTCTGGCTGGGAGGACGGCGTCACATCATCGTTGGCCGGCTTGTCATCGCTTGCCTGAGCCGCAAGGGGCTTGCTGGGCGTAGACGGCGCCGATTGCTCGCTCTCAACCGGCACGTCGCTGGCTTGCGGGACGTGCTGCTCGGCTTGAGAAGCTGTGCCGCTTTCCTCTTTGGAGTCTGTCTCCTTGGGGGCTGCTTCGGCGGTTTCGCCGGCATCTTCAGGAGCGGTTTGCGTCGGTGCCTGTGCCGGAGAGTCATCAGCGGGCACTTGTGAAGAGCCATCAGCGGGCGCTTGTGCAGAGTCATCAGCGGTAGCGTCTTCCGGCGTCGCCTGGGCGGCGGGACGCTCGGTGCTATCCGCTTCAGGCGTCTGCGCTGCTACGTCTTGCGGCGCCTCGGTCGTGCCGTTCTCCGCCGGTGCTTCGGTAGCGCTGTTCTCCGCCGGGGCCTCGGTCGGGCGCGATGACGTTGCCGCCTTCTTGCGGGATTCGTCCGCTTGGGCGCTGTCATCCGTACCCGTGCGCGGCTGCGTCTCGCTGGGCGATGTCGCTGCCTCGGGCGTCGTTTCGGTCACGGCGGACGATGCTGCCTCGCTCGGCGTGGCACTCGCTTTGTCTGCCGACGGTTTGGCGGGAGCGGCACTGGCGCTCCCTTCCTGGACGTCTTGTGCCGGTTCGCTTGCCGCTTCTTGCTGCTGAGCTTGCAGTTTTTCCTGCTCAGCGACGGATTGCGGATTCACGGCATGCTTGCGGCTGCGCCGACGCGGGTTATTGCGCGTACGTTTCGGCTTGCTGTCTGCCTTTGGCGTTTCGCCTTGCGCTGGAGAGGCCGAGGCTTTGTCATCGGGCGTTGCTTGTGATGCAGACTCCGACTTGGGCTTATTGGCCTTGGTGTCCTTGTTTTCCGCGCGGGGCTTGTTGGATTTACCGCCGTTACGAGTGTCCTGCTTAGGGCTTTCGCTGTTACTGGCGTTTTCGCTACGTTCGGCATTGTTCGACTTGCCGGAGCCACGCGAAGGCCGCGAATTGCGGTTGGACTGCGAGTTGTTGCTGTCCTCGCGACGGTTTTCGTTGCGTGATGCCTGGCGCTCTTGTGACTCCTCGCCATTGCGACGCCGGCGGTTATTGCCATTGCCATTGCGGGCGTTATTGCTAGCGTTGTTGCCACCGCTGGACGCTGTATCGCGGCGCGTATCATCGTTGTCGCGTGACGTTTGCCGCTGCTGCTTGTTGGCGGTCTTCTGGTCGTCTGAACGTTCCGCTTGGCTGTTGCCGTTACGGTTGCGCCGTTGCGAGGAATCCGCCGTGGACGACGTGCTGGCCGCGCGCTTTGGTGATTCGGCGCCGGACGCAGTTTCCTGGGGCGAGGCGGCGCTCTCGTCACCATTGAGCAGCTTGCCGAGCCCTTTCACCATGCGTGAGAAGAGCCCGCCTTCGGGCGCTGTTGCAGGCGTCGTGGCGGTGCTCGACTTGCCTTGGGGCTCGGCATCGGACTGCAGCGAGGTAGGTGCCGGGGCGTTGTGTGCGATGCTCTTGACCGCCGCTTCCGCGCGCTGCACCGGCTTTTCGAGCGCCGGGTCGGGTTCCTGCGTCAGTTCGGTCTCAGTGGGCAGTTCGAAGCTCGAACGCTGGCCGTCTTCTTCATTGACTTGATCATCGCGCAGACGCTGCATGTCGTAATGCGGCGTATCCATGTCAGGGTTGGGCAAGAGGACGACCTGGACGCCTTGCCGCTGCTCGATGTCGTTGAGCACGCTGCGCTTTTCGTTGAGCAGATAAGTCGCCACCGGCACCGGGAGGACCGCACGAATCTGCGAGCTGCGCTCCTTCATGGCCTCTTCTTCGATGAGGCGCATGATGGACAGCGAGATGGAGCGTACATCGCGGATGGTGCCTTGACCGTTGCAGCGCGGGCAGACCACGCCGCTGGTTTCGCCGAGCGAGGGCCGCAGGCGCTGGCGTGACATTTCCATCAGACCGAAACGCGAGATGCGTCCGATCTGCACGCGGGCGCGATCGAGCTTGAGCGCATCGCGGACACGGTTTTCCACTTCGCGCTGATTCTTGGCCGGCGTCATGTCGATGAAGTCGATGACCACTAGGCCGCCGATGTCACGAAGCCGCAGCTGCCGTGCGATTTCGTCGGAGGCTTCGAGATTGGTCTGTAGCGCAGTTTCCTCGATGTCGCTGCCGCGCGTGGCGCGTGCCGAGTTGATGTCGATGGACACCAGCGCTTCGGTGTGGTCGATGACCACGGCGCCGCCGGAGGGCAGCTTGACTTCACGCTGATAGGCGGTCTCGATCTGCGATTCGATCTGGAAGCGCGAGAACAGCGGAACGTCGTCGGCGTAGAGCTTGATCTTGTTCTGGTAGGAGGGCATGACCTGGCGGATGAAATGCAGGGCTTCCTCGTGTACCTCGGGGCTGTCGATCAAGACTTCGCCGATATCATGGCGCAGGTAATCGCGCATGGCGCGAATGATGACGTTGGACTCGCGATAGATGAGGAAGGGCGCGCTACGTTTGCCGGCTTCCTCGGTAATCGCTTCCCATACCTGCACGAGGTAATCCATGTCCCACTGGAGTTCCTCGGGGGAACGCCCGATCCCGGCGGTGCGCACGATGACGCCCATCTTATCGGGAACGGTGAGCTGGCCCATGGCGTCCTTGAGCTGCGCGCGGTCGTCACCCTCGATGCGCCGTGAGATGCCGCCGGCGCGGGGGTTGTTGGGCATCAGTACGAGGAAGCGACCGGCCAGGCTGATGAAGGTGGTCAGCGCGGCGCCTTTGTTGCCGCGTTCTTCCTTGTCGACCTGGACGATGACTTCCTGACCTTCCTTGAGCACTTCCTTGATATTAGGACGCCCGGAAGGTTCTTTAGTGAAGTATTCCCGCGAAATTTCCTTGAGCGGGAGGAAACCGTGCCGTTCGGCACCGAAATCGACGAAGGCTGCCTCGAGACTGGGCTCGATGCGCGTGATGCGGCCACGGTAGATGTTGGCTTTTTTCTGTTCCCGGGCACCGGATTCGATGTCCAGGTCGTACAGGCGTTGTCCATCGACGAGCGCGACGCGCAGCTCTTCGGGCTGTGTCGCATTGATGAGCATTCGTTTCATGCAAGTCTCACTGACTAGGCGTGCCGGTCTAACGACAAGGCGTGGCAACGGCGCGTCGAATCGTTTGCTTGCATGCTTGTGCTCAGTGCATGTCGTGACGATGTCTTGGCGACCCAAAGGGTCGTGGACGACAAGACAGGCATACCAACGGTCGTCATCGCCCGGCGGGGACGATGCGCGTGATGATGGCCGCCGAATGCGGTGGACGAGGGGGCCCGCCAGCGCTTCGAGGGGTGTTCAACTTCGTTATCCCGTTCGTATCGATCCTGTCGTATACATCCCTGAACACTGTAAGAGCATGTTGAGTACGCGGTGGAGGCAGGACATGTCCCGGCGGGAGTGTGCCCGTCCGGCCCTGCGGTCATCCACCAGACAGCTAGCAATAAGTCGATTCGGCGACGCCGGCCCCGGCACGGTGTTTATGTCACCCCGTGTGGTGGCGCAGAACATATCGTGCGCCCCTGGCGGGCATGGCGTTCCAAACGTTCGTTCCCCTAGTGCGGCGATGATGTCGTCGCCAGCGGGGATGTCATGTTCTTCGTTCGGGCCTGCGTGTCTGCAAAGCAGGCGCAAATGACGGGCGCTTGATGCCCATTTGAACGAGCCTCGAATATAACAGTAAAGCGATAACGCAGCAATTGGCGTCAAGTCGGTCTCGCTGCGGTAGAATGTTGGCCGGCGTCAAGTGGCGACAATTCGGTGGGGATTCGTAAAGGAGAAGGTGCGCATGGCCGAGGGCCGCGACGTACAGTGGGTGGAAATAAGCGAAGGGCAGGTCGGACAACGTATCGACAATTTCTTGCGTACGCGGCTCAAGGGAGCGCCCAAATCCTTGATCTACCGCATCGTGCGCAAGGGGGAGATTCGCGTCAACAAGAAGCGGGTAAAGGCGGACTACCGGCTGGTGCTGGGCGATATGGTGCGCATACCGCCGTTACGCCTGGCGCCCGAAGAAGCCGTACGTGAAGTCAGTGATGGGCTGCGCAATCTGCTTGCTGGCAGTGTGCTGGTTGAGGGGCCGGACTGGTTGGTACTCAATAAGCCGGCCGGGCTCGCCGTGCATGGTGGCAGTGGCGTGAAGATCGGGTTGATCGAGGCGCTGCGTCAGGTCCGTGACGACCTTGATTTCCTGGAGCTGGTACATCGCCTGGATCGTGATACCTCCGGCTGTCTGTTGTTGGCCAAGTCTCGCGAGGCGTTGGTGACCCTGAATCAGTCGCTCAAGGCACATCAGATGGACAAACAGTATCTGGCCTTGGTTCAGGGGCGCTGGCCAGCGCGGCGCGAGTTCGTCAGCGCCCGGCTTGATCGCTTCAATGCGGGTAACGGCGAGCGACGTGTGCGTGTCGATAATCAGGGCAAGGTGTCACGCACGCGTTTCGCTGTGCGCGAGGCGTTCTCGCGTGTCACTTTGATCGAGGCCGAGCCGGTGACCGGACGCACGCACCAGATTCGCGTGCATGCTGGGCATGCTGGCCATGCACTGTTGGGTGACGACAAGTACGGTACTCGCGAGGGCGCACGCTTGGCGCGTGAGTTGAAGCTCGATCGCTTGTTTTTGCATTCCCATGCCTTGACCTTTCCCGAGCCCTCGAGCGGTCGCCCGGTGCATGTCAAGGCGCCGCTGGGGGAAACGCTTGAAGCGGTGTTGGCAAGAGCGCGCCGTGCCAATTGATTGGCCCATGGGTCGCGAGGGCGCGGCCGTGAATAACGCCGATGAGGGGGAGGGTGGTTTGCGCTATCGTTTAGTGATCTTCGACTGGGATGGCACCTTGATGGATTCTGCGGCGCGGATCGTCGCCTGCATGCAAGCAGCAGTGCACGACATCGGCTGGACGCCGCTGTCGGATGCGGCGGTGCGTGACATTATTGGGCTGGGGCTGCCGGAGGCCATCGCCAAGCTGTGCCCGGGCATGACCGCGGAGCAGCGTGAGCATTTGCGCGAGCGTTACGCGGCACATTTCGTTGCCGCCGAGCAGGAGCCGCTGCACTTCTTCGATGGAGTGGCATCCGGCATGATGCGACTGCGAGGCGAGTCGAGCCTGCAGCTGGCAGTGGCGACCGGCAAGAGTCGCCGTGGTCTGGATCGCATTTTCACGAGCACAGGTAGTGGCGAATGGTTCCACGCTAGCCGTACGGCCGATGAAACGTTGTCCAAGCCGCACCCTCGCATGCTGGAAGAATTGCTGGCCGAGACGCGCTTGACGCCGGAGGAGGCGTTGATGGTCGGGGATACCGAGTACGACATGGAAATGGCACGGGCGTTGGGCATGGATCGCGTGGCGGTGACCTATGGCGTTCATGCCCGTGAGCGCCTGGTGCGTAGTGAACCGGTGCTGATGGCCGATACGTTCTCGGCGTTGATGGATTGGTTGTATGTGGATCACCACGATGTCGTGCGTGATACAGGGCCGGGAACAGTGAGGCGGAGTGAAATCTCATGAGTGACGATAAACGCGAGGACGCTTGGACGCAGGGTCCCGAGGTCGAGCGTGCGTCGCGCGAACGCAACAAGGCTGACGAGTCTGACGACGAAGCGATCAGCGATCCCGAGCGCTTGCGTGAACTGCGGCGCCTGCGCGAACAGCGCATGCTCGATCGCTGGATCGATGGCGTGCTCGTCGAACAGCGGCGGTCACGGCGTTGGAAGCTATTCTTTCGCCTGGTCGTCGTGCTGCTGATTGCGTCGTCGCTGGCGATGACGACGTATGCGTTATTTTTTGCCGATCGCGACATGACCGGGGGTGCCGGTGCGCCCCATTTGGGAGTCGTCGAGGTCGACGGCGTAATCGATGCCGATGGCGAGTCCAGTGCCGAGCGCATCATCGAGGGGCTGCGTGCCGCGTGGGAGGCGCCGTCGTCACGGGCGGTGGTGCTGCATATCAATAGCCCCGGCGGCAGTCCGGTGCAGTCACAGCGCGTATACGATGAAGTGCGCCGTTTGACGGAAAAGGGCGATAAACCGGTCGTTGCGGTGATCGAGGATATCGGCGCGAGCGGTGCCTATTACATGGCGTCGGCGGCGGACGATATCTATGCTGCACCGGCGAGCCTGGTGGGCTCCATCGGCGTCATTTATTCCGGCTTCGGGGCGCAGGAGGCCATCGACAAGCTGGGTATCGAACGCCGGGTCTTCACCTCTGGTGACAATAAGGCGTTTCTCGATCCTTTCTCCCCGATGCGCGATGAGCAGCGAGAGTTCTGGCAGGACGTGCTGGATACCACTCATCGTCAATTCATCGAGGACGTCAAGGCTGGGCGCGGCGAGCGCCTGGCCGACGACCCCAGGCTCTTTTCCGGCCTGGTCTGGACGGGGGAGCAAGCGCTCGACCTGGGGCTGATCGACGGTTTGGAGAGTCTCGATGGGTTGTCTAGGGAGCGCTTCGATGATGTGCAGTTGCATGATTATACGCCGGCGCTCGATCCCTTGAGTCGCTTATCACGCCAGTTGGGGCGTGTCGCGGCCGAGTGGGCCGGGATCTCCAGCAATGCGTCGCCCGTGCGCTATCAGGTGCAATGACGGCGCCAGGCCGGTATCACCCCAGCGGGTCGAGACCGGCCTCGCGCAGCATTTCACACAGCCGTATCAGCGGCAGGCCGATCAAGGTGTTGGGGTCACGCCCCTCGAGGCGTTCGAAGAGCGTGATGCCCAACCCTTCCATGCGAAAGCTGCCGGCGCTATCCAGTGGGCGTTCCTTCTCGACGTAACGCTCGATCTGGGTGTCGCTGAGTTCGCGAAACACGACGTCGTAACGTTCGTGATCGACCCAATGACGCGCGTGGGCGGTATCGATCAGGGCGATGCCGGTTAGAAAGCGAACGTGCCGGCCTGAAAAACGGCGCAGGTTGGCGCGGGCGGTGGCCATGTCGCCGGGTTTGCCAAGTATCTCGCCGTCGAACAGGCAGACTTGGTCCGAGCCGATGATCAGGTGCTCAGGATACTCGCCGGCGAGAGCCGTGGCCTTGCCTAGGGCGAGGCGGTGCACCAGGGCGTGGGCCGATTCGCGAGGGAGAGGGGTTTCGTCGATGTCCGGCGCGGCCCACGCATACGGCAGCTCGAGGCGGCCGAGAAGCTGGCGGCGCCACCGGGAGCCGGAAGCAAGGACAAGGCGAGTCATGGCGTCTCCTGAAAACGATAGCGGGATGGCGCGTCAATTCGCAGTCTGCCGCGCCCTGTCGGTTCTGTACAGTGCGCTTGTTTTGACAGCGTCGGGGCGAGTCCCTATTATTGCGCGCCTATGTTAACCACACGACTCCCCAAGCAGGTCGAGCCTTACAAGCTCGCTGCCAATCGCGAACGTCTCGAAGGGCTAGCGGCGCTTGATGCAATGCAGCGTCTTGGCGAAGAGATCGGCGCGCAGCAGGGCGACTGTGAGGTACGCCTGAGTTTCGATATCGATACGCAAGGGCGGCGCCTCATGGACGGCCATCTCTTGGCGCATGTGCAGGTGCCTTGCAGACGCTGCCTGGAGTTCATGCCGGTGACGTTGGAGAGTCGCTTTCTGTTGGGTCTTGTCACTGATGATAGCCTGGCGAGCGAGTTGCCGAGCGATTACGAACCGGTCTTGGTGGAAAACGAACAGCTGAATCTTCTGCCGGTCGTCGAGGATGAGCTCATCCTCAGTCTGCCGCAGGTGGTTTATCATGACGAGGCGGATTGCGCCGTTTCGCGCGACCAGCTGGAAAGTGGCGCTGATGCCGAGGTATCGGAACAGCGTCCTGCAAGCCCTTTCGAGGTCCTGCGTAACTTGAAAGGCAAACTTTGAATAATCGTTGACACTCTGGAGTGTAACCCATGGCAGTTCAAAAAGTCCGCAAGAGCCGTTCCAAGCGTGGCATGCGTCGTAGTCACGATGCGTTGAGCGCACCGACCCTGTCTCAGGACAAGGAAACCGGTACTACGCATCGTCGTCACCACGTGGCTTCCGATGGTTTCTACCGTGGCCGCAAAGTCTTCGACGTTTAAGACGTCGTCGACGCGCACGTGACCGTGCGAATCGCTATCGATGCGATGGGCGGGGACCTGGGTCCCCGCGCCACCGTTATCGGCTCTCTCCAGGCGCTTGCCATGCACTCGAATCTCGAGATTCAGATGCACGGCCCTCGCGACGCTCTGGAAGCCGAGCTAGAGTCCCTTCCCAAACGCCTTTCCGGCTATCGCCCCCGTCTCGTCCTGCAGCACGCGCCGCGTGTCATTACGCAGGCCATGCGGGTAGCGAATGCTGTGCGTGAGGCCGATGGGTCGAGCATGCTCGGTGCCATCGCGAGTGTTCGCGACGGCCAGGCGCATGCATGTGTCAGCGCGGGGAACACCGGGGCGCTGATGGCATTGGCGAGGCGTGAGTTGGGCACGGTCAAGGGTATTGCCCGGCCCGCCATCAGCACGGCGGTGCCAACCCAGGGCGGAGGGCGTTGTTATCTGCTCGACCTGGGCGCCAACGTCGGTGTTCAGGCTCGCCACCTGGTCGATTTTGCGCGTATGGGTGCCATCATGGCGCGGGTGATCGACGATGTGGCGACGCCGCGTGTGGCGCTCTTGAATATCGGTGTCGAAGCCAATAAAGGCGTGCCCAGCGTACGCGAAGCAGATGAGTGTCTGCGCCAGGGCGTGGCGTGCCACCGAGAGGGATATGGCTTCGAGTATATCGGTTACCTCGAAGGCGATGGGGTCTTCTCGGGGGCAGCGGATGTCGTGGTGTGCGACGGTTTCGTGGGCAATGCGATCCTGAAAGCCAGCGAGGGTTTGGCGACGATGTTGCTGTCGCGCCTGCAGGAGACGTTCGAGGCGCATCTGACCACGCGCGTGGTACGTGCCATGGCAAGGCCTGCGTTACTTCGTCTCAAGCGTCGACTCGACCCGGTACGCTATAATGGCGCGAGTCTGCTGGGTCTGTCGGGTATTGTCGTCAAGAGTCATGGCGGAGCAGACGCCAAAGGCTTTGCCTATGCTATTTCACGCGCGGTGCGCGAGGTCGATATGGATTTGCCTTCGCATCTGGCACGGGAGTTGAGCGATGCGGTACGCCCCGAGCCTTCTATCCCCTCGGTCGATCCTGATAGCGGTCGAGCGGATAGTGGGTTAGCGAGCGATGCTCAACCCGACGACTCCCATCCTCAAAGGTGACTGTCATGACACAATCCCTCGCCCTCGTCTTTCCGGGGCAGGGCTCCCAGCAGGTCGGCATGCTGAGGGAGCTGGCCGAGCGTTACAGCGTCGTGCGGACCACGTTCGACGAGGCGTCCGGTGCGTTAGGTTACGACCTCTGGAAAGTCGTGCAAGAAGGCCCCGAGAGTGCCTTGAACGCCACCGCCTGCACGCAACCTGCACTGCTGACCTCTAGCGTCGCGATCTGGCGCATTTGGCAAGAACTCGAAGGTCCACGCCCTCTGGTTATGGCGGGGCATAGCCTGGGTGAATACAGCGCCATGGTATGTGCCGGCGTCATCAGCTTCGCGGAAGGCGTGCGCCTGGTGCGTCTGCGCGGCGAGGCGATGCAGGCGGCGGTACCGGAAGGCCATGGTGCGATGGCGGCGGTGCTCGGTCTCGATGACGCGACGGTCGAGACAGCGTGTCGCGAGGCGGCGCAAGGTGAAGTGGTCGCGGCGGTCAACTATAATGCCCCGGGACAGGTCGTGATCGCGGGCAACAAGAGCGCCGTTGATCGGGCCATAGGCTTGTGCCAGGAGGCCGGCGCCAAGCGGGCGTTGCCGCTGCCGGTATCGGTACCTTCGCATTGCAATCTGATGCAGCCGGCTGCCGATCGCCTTGCCGCGGAGATCGATCGTCTCGATCTCAGAACGCCACGCTATACCGTGGTTCAGAACGTCGATGCGCTCGCGCATGAAGACGTTCAGACGCTCAGTCAGCGTCTCGTCGAACAGCTTTATCGGCCGGTACGCTGGACGGATTGCGTCAACGCCATGTACGAACGTGGCGCTCGGGTTTTTGTCGAATGTGGTCCGGGCAAGGTCCTGACCGGCCTTAATAAGCGAATTCAACGTCAAGCCAAGGGGCTTGCCGTCAACGACCCCGAATCGCTCGAGAGCGCACTGGAATTGGCGCGCAGCGAAGGGGAGCAGTCTTAGTGATGAATGCGGGAAACCAGATGACAAGCGAACGCAGGATAGCCCTGGTCACCGGTGCCAGTCGCGGCATTGGACAGGCCATCGCCCGTGAGTTGGGCCGTCAAGGACGTGTGGTGATCGGTACTGCAACCAGCCAAGCCGGCGCCGACAAGATTGATGCCGATCTAAAGGCGCACGAAGTCGAGGGCGCGGGTCGTGTGCTCGATGTCACCGACCAGGACAGCGTCGAGAGCTTGATCAAAGCGATTGGCGAGGAGTTCGGTGCACCGACCATACTGGTCAACAATGCCGGTATTACGCGTGACAATCTGCTGATGCGCATGAAAGAAGACGAGTGGGACGCGGTGCTCGACACCAATCTCAAGTCGCTTTATCGCGTCACCAAGGCGTGCGTGCGTGGCATGACCAAGGCGCGTTTTGGGCGTATCGTCAGTGTCAGCTCGGTAGTTGCCAGCATGGGCAATCTGGGACAGACCAACTATGCGGCGGCCAAGGCTGGCATGGAAGGGTTTTCTCGTTCCCTGGCGCGTGAAGTCGCCTCGCGTGGCATTACTGTCAATAGTGTTGCGCCGGGGTTCATTGCCACCGACATGACACAGGCGCTACCCGAGGCCCAGCACGAAGCGTTGTTGGGACAGATTCCTGTGTCGCGTCTGGGCGCCCCCGAGGAAATTGCCGCTGCTGTGGGCTTTC
This region includes:
- the fabG gene encoding 3-oxoacyl-ACP reductase FabG encodes the protein MTSERRIALVTGASRGIGQAIARELGRQGRVVIGTATSQAGADKIDADLKAHEVEGAGRVLDVTDQDSVESLIKAIGEEFGAPTILVNNAGITRDNLLMRMKEDEWDAVLDTNLKSLYRVTKACVRGMTKARFGRIVSVSSVVASMGNLGQTNYAAAKAGMEGFSRSLAREVASRGITVNSVAPGFIATDMTQALPEAQHEALLGQIPVSRLGAPEEIAAAVGFLTSDNAGYITGETLQVNGGMNMR
- the rpmF gene encoding 50S ribosomal protein L32 — its product is MAVQKVRKSRSKRGMRRSHDALSAPTLSQDKETGTTHRRHHVASDGFYRGRKVFDV
- a CDS encoding YceD family protein encodes the protein MLTTRLPKQVEPYKLAANRERLEGLAALDAMQRLGEEIGAQQGDCEVRLSFDIDTQGRRLMDGHLLAHVQVPCRRCLEFMPVTLESRFLLGLVTDDSLASELPSDYEPVLVENEQLNLLPVVEDELILSLPQVVYHDEADCAVSRDQLESGADAEVSEQRPASPFEVLRNLKGKL
- the rne gene encoding ribonuclease E — encoded protein: MKRMLINATQPEELRVALVDGQRLYDLDIESGAREQKKANIYRGRITRIEPSLEAAFVDFGAERHGFLPLKEISREYFTKEPSGRPNIKEVLKEGQEVIVQVDKEERGNKGAALTTFISLAGRFLVLMPNNPRAGGISRRIEGDDRAQLKDAMGQLTVPDKMGVIVRTAGIGRSPEELQWDMDYLVQVWEAITEEAGKRSAPFLIYRESNVIIRAMRDYLRHDIGEVLIDSPEVHEEALHFIRQVMPSYQNKIKLYADDVPLFSRFQIESQIETAYQREVKLPSGGAVVIDHTEALVSIDINSARATRGSDIEETALQTNLEASDEIARQLRLRDIGGLVVIDFIDMTPAKNQREVENRVRDALKLDRARVQIGRISRFGLMEMSRQRLRPSLGETSGVVCPRCNGQGTIRDVRSISLSIMRLIEEEAMKERSSQIRAVLPVPVATYLLNEKRSVLNDIEQRQGVQVVLLPNPDMDTPHYDMQRLRDDQVNEEDGQRSSFELPTETELTQEPDPALEKPVQRAEAAVKSIAHNAPAPTSLQSDAEPQGKSSTATTPATAPEGGLFSRMVKGLGKLLNGDESAASPQETASGAESPKRAASTSSTADSSQRRNRNGNSQAERSDDQKTANKQQRQTSRDNDDTRRDTASSGGNNASNNARNGNGNNRRRRNGEESQERQASRNENRREDSNNSQSNRNSRPSRGSGKSNNAERSENASNSESPKQDTRNGGKSNKPRAENKDTKANKPKSESASQATPDDKASASPAQGETPKADSKPKRTRNNPRRRSRKHAVNPQSVAEQEKLQAQQQEAASEPAQDVQEGSASAAPAKPSADKASATPSEAASSAVTETTPEAATSPSETQPRTGTDDSAQADESRKKAATSSRPTEAPAENSATEAPAENGTTEAPQDVAAQTPEADSTERPAAQATPEDATADDSAQAPADGSSQVPADDSPAQAPTQTAPEDAGETAEAAPKETDSKEESGTASQAEQHVPQASDVPVESEQSAPSTPSKPLAAQASDDKPANDDVTPSSQPEDDNVAATDKPAATTSADNAEAQAGSASTPTPKPAPEVETPASTDAPASTEEASATPAEAPAPTATPRAEEASAPAATTTVASQAPQESATPRQRRRAHNDPREQRHRLQENLFRGDDNA
- a CDS encoding HAD family hydrolase, producing the protein MRYRLVIFDWDGTLMDSAARIVACMQAAVHDIGWTPLSDAAVRDIIGLGLPEAIAKLCPGMTAEQREHLRERYAAHFVAAEQEPLHFFDGVASGMMRLRGESSLQLAVATGKSRRGLDRIFTSTGSGEWFHASRTADETLSKPHPRMLEELLAETRLTPEEALMVGDTEYDMEMARALGMDRVAVTYGVHARERLVRSEPVLMADTFSALMDWLYVDHHDVVRDTGPGTVRRSEIS
- the fabD gene encoding ACP S-malonyltransferase, which codes for MTQSLALVFPGQGSQQVGMLRELAERYSVVRTTFDEASGALGYDLWKVVQEGPESALNATACTQPALLTSSVAIWRIWQELEGPRPLVMAGHSLGEYSAMVCAGVISFAEGVRLVRLRGEAMQAAVPEGHGAMAAVLGLDDATVETACREAAQGEVVAAVNYNAPGQVVIAGNKSAVDRAIGLCQEAGAKRALPLPVSVPSHCNLMQPAADRLAAEIDRLDLRTPRYTVVQNVDALAHEDVQTLSQRLVEQLYRPVRWTDCVNAMYERGARVFVECGPGKVLTGLNKRIQRQAKGLAVNDPESLESALELARSEGEQS
- a CDS encoding Maf family protein, encoding MTRLVLASGSRWRRQLLGRLELPYAWAAPDIDETPLPRESAHALVHRLALGKATALAGEYPEHLIIGSDQVCLFDGEILGKPGDMATARANLRRFSGRHVRFLTGIALIDTAHARHWVDHERYDVVFRELSDTQIERYVEKERPLDSAGSFRMEGLGITLFERLEGRDPNTLIGLPLIRLCEMLREAGLDPLG
- the sppA gene encoding signal peptide peptidase SppA; protein product: MSDDKREDAWTQGPEVERASRERNKADESDDEAISDPERLRELRRLREQRMLDRWIDGVLVEQRRSRRWKLFFRLVVVLLIASSLAMTTYALFFADRDMTGGAGAPHLGVVEVDGVIDADGESSAERIIEGLRAAWEAPSSRAVVLHINSPGGSPVQSQRVYDEVRRLTEKGDKPVVAVIEDIGASGAYYMASAADDIYAAPASLVGSIGVIYSGFGAQEAIDKLGIERRVFTSGDNKAFLDPFSPMRDEQREFWQDVLDTTHRQFIEDVKAGRGERLADDPRLFSGLVWTGEQALDLGLIDGLESLDGLSRERFDDVQLHDYTPALDPLSRLSRQLGRVAAEWAGISSNASPVRYQVQ
- the plsX gene encoding phosphate acyltransferase PlsX, which translates into the protein MRIAIDAMGGDLGPRATVIGSLQALAMHSNLEIQMHGPRDALEAELESLPKRLSGYRPRLVLQHAPRVITQAMRVANAVREADGSSMLGAIASVRDGQAHACVSAGNTGALMALARRELGTVKGIARPAISTAVPTQGGGRCYLLDLGANVGVQARHLVDFARMGAIMARVIDDVATPRVALLNIGVEANKGVPSVREADECLRQGVACHREGYGFEYIGYLEGDGVFSGAADVVVCDGFVGNAILKASEGLATMLLSRLQETFEAHLTTRVVRAMARPALLRLKRRLDPVRYNGASLLGLSGIVVKSHGGADAKGFAYAISRAVREVDMDLPSHLARELSDAVRPEPSIPSVDPDSGRADSGLASDAQPDDSHPQR
- a CDS encoding RluA family pseudouridine synthase; this encodes MAEGRDVQWVEISEGQVGQRIDNFLRTRLKGAPKSLIYRIVRKGEIRVNKKRVKADYRLVLGDMVRIPPLRLAPEEAVREVSDGLRNLLAGSVLVEGPDWLVLNKPAGLAVHGGSGVKIGLIEALRQVRDDLDFLELVHRLDRDTSGCLLLAKSREALVTLNQSLKAHQMDKQYLALVQGRWPARREFVSARLDRFNAGNGERRVRVDNQGKVSRTRFAVREAFSRVTLIEAEPVTGRTHQIRVHAGHAGHALLGDDKYGTREGARLARELKLDRLFLHSHALTFPEPSSGRPVHVKAPLGETLEAVLARARRAN